From the Ciconia boyciana chromosome 6, ASM3463844v1, whole genome shotgun sequence genome, the window GCCTTTTCTGTCCAAAATTATATACTTGTTTGTagtaaaaccacaaaaatgaaatgagattgTACAAAATTGTTAAACTATTATCATGGACCTGGACCAAAAAATTTATATTGATAAACAAGAGAGACTTGTGACTTTGTTCCTATATTTGACAAAGCTTGTTTACActaacaccaaaaaaaaactTGACCCAAAATAATCAGTTCAGGGCCCAATCCCACTTGCTCTGAAGTCAATGTCAGCTCTGGTGGGAATTCAAGAGCAGGACTGAGTGCATGTCTACCATGTAGGTGACATTAATATTTTGTCTATGCAAGCTTAGAATAAAAAGTATAAGTGAATTGTTCAttcttcctaaaaaaaataaatgaactcatcattttttattacatttaactTTTACTGGCGGACAAGGGAGACTTCAtgctaattttgaaatattctcATTTGTAAAAGTTACAGGCACTATTTTTCCCACAGTGTTACATTTGCCCTTCCAACTATAGACAGAGGGGCAGAATTTATATGTAACGGTCTGGAAATCTCTCTACAGGATCTAAAAATAGCCTTTGAGTTTATGAGAATTTTGCAATGATAAACTACATCTTGTAGTTTGTTAAAATGGGAGCGCTGAGTATGACTGGAGAGAAGGAATTCCCAGATCGCCACACGTTAAGTAAATTTGTTGCTATTTCTAATACTTAATAGGAAAGTATTTCCTAATCTCATCATTAGCCCAGAGCTCAGCATTGCTGTCTTGAGACTTGGACTAGACTAACTTTGAGAACACTTCATGCTGATGtagaagaaagtatttcttaGCAGGaattttttatcagtttttatATCATGGCAATTGGGATATGAGCAAGCAAAGCAGTGGTGTCATGAGAAGTGAAGATAAAAATGGAATGTATACTTGCAGCAGCcttggaaatactgaaaaggcAAATCTGTACTTGTAGTTAATAGTAGCTTAACATAtaaggggaaggaaaggtggtgttgacagcagaaaaaagaaggaatgaggAACAGGAGACGATCTTGTCATGAGTACAGGAGGCCCATGAGGctttaacttgttttaaaatcctCACATTCAGTAGCGTTTATTTTGTATAAaccaaacacttctttttttcagatttaaatacTTGCAGAGCTACCAGTACATTCATCTTCGACTGAAGATAATATACAGTCCTTTTGAAGGACTTTTCATCACTACCTTTTGAGAACATTTTACAATGAGATCTTAGGAGACCCAGTCCATGGCTCTGTATCTCCTTCTTGTAAACACTTTCGCATCTGCTTGTTCGTATCAAGATAGACAGCGGTTCCTTTGCAAATACTGCTCCCGATTTATACGCACACAGGCCTGACCCCTTACAGAGCTAATAATCACGAGTGCAAACTACTAACGAGTGGTGTTTTTCCCTCAGCACCTCTCCACGCGGGGAAGTTCCTTGGCGGGGGTGAGGAAGGGATGTCCTGTGGCAGTTGGCAGGAGGGGAAGTAAGTGGAGTGGGACTGGAGCACcaagctgctgcctttgcaaagCACATACCGTTTTGCTGTTGTCTGAGGGGTTTTGGTGAGCAATGGAGTTCAGGGATGGAGAGATGCGGTAATAATTACGGCAAATAACTACATTTgataattgtattttaaatgaggGGATCGCTTCACCTTCTGGAATTTTGTGCAGTGAATGAATGACAATGTATCGCGTATTTTAAACTCTGCTTCTGGGCAACCGAGTTCATGAACTTGGCTACTGATCTCCGCCACAGGCTGTGACTTCGGACCGTGTTCCCGCTGTCAGCAACGCAGAGGAGAGCCAGCGCTCCGGAAAGCCCGCTCCTTGCCTGCGTGCAATTCGGAGTGAGAGTCTGCGGGAAAGCACCGTGCCGCACGCAATGCTCACACCCAACCCCCCGCccaaaaaaacagaagggaggggagaggaacaCTCCTAAGTACCCACAGCAGTTCAATTGTAAAATTCAAACAAGCCGGTCCTGCCGGCCGCCTCCAAAGGCTTCTCCGGCGACTGCGCAGGCCGAGCCCGGCGCTCCGCggggcccgccgcccgcccgtCCCGCAGAGGGTCCCCCCCCGGCAGCTCTCGGCCGCagcgcagggcagggctgggcccGCGCCGGCTGCTCAGCCAGCGGCCGCGGGGCGAGCTCACCCGGCCGGCCGGCTAGGAAACGCCCGGGACGCGGCCGTCGCTCCCGCCCCGCGCTTTAGGCGCGGAGCCCCCTCCGCCCTCGGCCCAGCCGCTCCACGCGGGGGGCTCGCCGCGGGCAGGAGCCAGCGCGGCGCCCCTCGGCCCTCTCATCGGGAGGCGGCCCGCGCCCGCTCGTCCTTGGCAGCCgggccgcccgcgcccgccgaCAGGGCCGCGCGCCGGCCGTTAACGGCCCGGCTGCTAGCACGCCACCTGCCGGTGCCTCGGGGAGCGGGCCCGGCCGCCTCCGGCGGCAGAGCGTGCGGGCGCGTGGCGAGGGAAGCGcctgccccggcggcggggaggagaGCACGGGGCGGCGAGGACAAGGCAGCACCCGGGAGCACGGACCGCCAGGCCACCGGGCCGCCGGCCCGCatgggcggcggggccggggcggtgcTTCCACGCGGGGCGGGGcgagaagggagggaggggcggCGCGGGTGGCGGAGGGGGTGACAGCGCCGCGGGCCGATTGGCTGCTCAGCGCCGGGAGGGGCGCTCCGCGTTCGCAGCGCCCTTTGATAGGCCGGCGGCAGTAAATGGGGGCGGGCCGCTGCGGCACGGCGCGCCCCCGTAGGCTACCTCGCTCGCCCGGGTGAGCCGTGGGCGCGGCGGGCGGTGCGATTGGCcgggtggcggcgggggggcggttCCCGGCGGCAGCGGCCTCCCGGGGCTGGGGTCCGTCTCGGCGGCAGCAGCGGAAGTCTCGCGAGGGAGCGTAGCCGGGATTTGGCGGCTGGCTGGCTGCCTCCCTCTCGCTGGCTGCGAGGAGCTGGTGTTTGTgtggaagggggaggaggaggagaaggaggggaagcgAGAGGAGCCCGAGCCCCACCATCCGCCGAGGGGAGCGGACGGGAGCCCCCTCGCCGCCCGCGGAGCTCTctccccccctcgccccgccaTGGCCTCGGGAGACACCCTGTACATCGCCACGGACGGCTCGGAGATGCCGGCCGAGATCGTGGAGCTGCACGAGATCGAGGTGGAGACCATCCCGGTGGAGACCATCGAGACCACCGTGGTGGGCGGCGAGGAGgacgaggaagaggaggacgaGGACGAGTGCTGCGAGGAGTGCGGCCCGCACCACCCGCCCCAtcactaccaccaccaccagcccaTGATCGCGCTGCAGCCGCTGGTCTCGGACGGGGACCCtagcggggcgggcggcggcgcggccggcggcggcgggggacaGCTCCAtctgcaccaccaccaccaggaGGTGATCCTGGTGCAGACCCGCGAGGAGGTGGTAGGGGGAGACGACTCGGACGGACTGCGGGCCGACGACGGCTTCGAGGACCAGATCCTCATCCCGGTGCCGGCCCCCACCGGGGAGGACGAGTACATCGAGCAGACCCTGGTCACCGTGGCCGCCGCCGGCAGCAAGAGCGGaggcggcggctcctcctcgGCCGGCGGAGGAGGCCGCGTTAAGAAGGGCGGCAGCGGCAAGAAGAGCAGCAAGAAGAGTTACCTGagcgggggaggcggcggcggggccgagggcggcggcggcaggaaATGGGAGCAGAAGCAGGTGCAGATCAAGACCCTGGAGGGGGAGTTCTCGGTCACCATGTGGGCCTCGGGTAAGTGCGCGCCggacccctccctccccgggccccaggccccgccggcggctgcccggctcggctcggacagttttgttttgaagggaGGCCATGTTTTGATGTGTGTGATGGGCGCCGCCATGTTCATCGCCAGGGCAAGTATGGCGGCTCCCCGAAAAGATGGCGGGGTctgcgctgctgccgccgctgctcCTGCCCGGCTCCGGCggggggaaggaaagatggcggcggccgccaagatggcggcggctGAGGGGGGTGcgagagggagggaggcagcgcGCCGCTGGCTCCAGGACTAGGCCGCAATGGCGTAGTTTCTGCAGCAGGGGGAGGCGGGGTGTGCGGGCGGGCACAGGGTGCGGGGCGAACCCAGCCTCCTCGCTTctccccccgtccccgccccgccgctgccgccgccgctctcCGCGGCGCCCCGCCGCTCGCTCCACGCCTGCCCCtcgccctcccctcccccggccgccgccccccgcgcctCCCGGCGCCCTCtgtcctccttctccccccgttccccggcccgccgccggcccgcctcccctccccggccgccGCTGCCTTGCCGGCTCCCCGCCTGCCGCTCctctccctcccgccccgcgctgccgccgccgcgcacccGCGGCCCCATTGGGCCGCATTTTAATGCCGAAcgcgggcggcggccccggaTGAGGCGTGTGCTCCGGGCCGTGACCGTTATGTGGGGGGGAGAaccgcccgccccggcgccgcccgccccgccggctctCCCCGGCCCGGGGACGGCGATCTCCCCGAAATACCGTTTTACAGCTCGCCCGGTGGGGGTGGGCCCGGGGGCCGCCCGGCACCGGCCCGCTGGGCCGCTGCGGTAGCCAGGCGGGGTGTGGGTGGGGCCTTCCCGCCCGAAGCCAGCGGTGCCGGCGAGGGGGAAGCACCTCTTcgccgccgcgggggctgcCCGCGCCTCTCGCCGGCTTCGGAGGGGGCGGCCGCAACCAACCGGCCCTTCAGAAATCCCCTGGTCGGGGGCCAGGGGCTGACAGCCGAGAGGCAGACCTCCGTCCCGGGGAGCtgcggggagggaaggagcaatTCCTATCTGACGCTCGGAGACCGTTCAGCTTTTCCTCGGCTAGGTCTAAAGCTTTAAATAGGCTTTTTAACTAGGCGCAGGGAGTCCGCCTTGTGTGAGATGGTGTATGGTTTTTGAggagttggatttttttgtgggAGTGTCTCTTAAAGGGAATAAGATCTTGTGAAGGTATTTAGTATCTGCAGGACTGGGAATAAACCTGACATGCGCCTGCCCTTCCCACTTATTTTATCTGCCACGATTTTCTGatcctttcctttaaaatacagggGGCGGTGGGGTGGAAGGAGTCTTTTTAGTCAGCAGAAAAGTGTTACTTGTGGCAcatagggttttttgtttaatttttttttttttacaaaaaatgtattgctgGAAGCTAGGCTCTGTAGTCAAAGTTCTGTGCTGAAGTTATGCAAGTGTGAAAATGAGTGGTCAAATAGTATCGATTCATGTAATATTTAAATTGGTGTGTGGTCTCTGAGTAGTAGGCTGGTTATCCCTCTTGCATATCATATTTTTTGTGctcttttgaatttttaaagagTCTAGTAAGATAAAGATCCTCTTTAAGCTTCTGATGTAGTCTAAAATGTTTGCTCTCTGTGATGTTCATGAATGACTAGTAGTTGTTAGAAAGGGGAGTGTTGAAGGAAAAGTGTATTGAATGACCAAATTCTTGTctgaaaagatggaaagaatgGTGATTCTGATTTTCACTCCCTTTTGAAATATAGGTGATTACTTAGCAAGTTTGATAGAGTGTATGACACTTCTGGCATATAGTCTGACAGCCCCATGAGTCTGATCAAAGTTCCCTGCTTCTTGATGAACCAAGAACTTTAATTCAAGAGTTTCCCAAATACGGTTTAGTAGAATGGGGTTCTATATGCTCTTGTGTATCATTGTATGAAACCTGAATTAAATCCacttgctggcttttttttcttagaattgaccatcctagaaaaaaaaagattatagaAACTAATGTAGTCTTCTGGTTTGTGAAAGCTACCGAAGATAGCTGAATGCAAGTGGATGTATGACTCATGAGCTGGCAGAATACAGGACCTCACTGAGATCAACTGACAATTTTGAGCATGCATTTGCACTCTGAAATTCGGAGTGCCTGATAGGATGCTTTCTTAGGGCTTCTGCATGCTGATTATTACTTGACTGAAGTGAAGCATGTGTATAATCAATAGACTTGATTCTCTTCCCACGTACACAGCTTTTACATCAGGGTAGccctattgatttcagtggttttattCTTTATGAGCATGACCATGCAAGCTCAGTGGGAATGATAGCCACTTGTAATTTACTGGAGATTGAATTGCATTGCTACATTCAACTCAATTATATCCATGACGCAGAATACCTGTTCTGACTTGAGTTCTAATAccaaaaaagccccccaaaagcaaaatcacaaaatatataggggaaagaaaagtattaaaGTTTgacctcccctccctgcctgcacacatatacacacacccccccccaggCTTCAAACAGCCTGTGGTAATAACCTGCTCAGTTAGGAGTGTTGTAAGTTTTACTGAGCCTATTGGATAGGCTTTTATGCCTCTTACACAGCTTATTGAATGTTATAGAAGTGGTCTGAAGTGGTCAAATGCTGAGGCTTCATTGTCTGTTTTCTGGAATCTTAGAGGGGGAACAGTTGCCAGAAAAAtccaaaagaagcaaaactgggggggaaaaaaaccaacccaacccagAACAAACTACTGGCTTGCAAAAGGGTAGTTGTACTAAAGTTTCCCTGCAGAATCAGGCATACTTTATTTTGAACAAAGATAGTAgttttttctctatattttgACATAATTAAAGACTTGCTTGCACACTGATGTAATTGACCATTTGGTTTAAATGCTTAGCAAAAAGTTTATCAAAAGACGAATAGTAAATGAGCCCATGCATCAAGATAAAACAATGAGCCCTATATTGCTGTTCATGGGTATTTGAATTGGGAACAAGGGCACTTTGCTCACCACAGTGTGGGAAGACAATGTGAATTAGTTACTTGTTACTGTTTTCTAGTGCTGCTATATTAGCTTGTACACAGGTGGTACCAAATTTAGTCAATCATAACTCTTTGTTCATAAATGAGTGTAACATGCCTGGTAGCACCTCTTGAAATGTGTAGAAATAATCTGTGAAATATATAGCAATGCAATTAAAGGGGGCTACTCAATCCTTGTCTTGTTACGTGGTTACTTAGAAGTGGCAGTACTGTTGTTGGCAACGGTTTAGACTTACCATAACTTCTCTTATCACCTTGGTATCTATGGTGATATCAAATTTGTGACCCATGATTACTTTAAAGTGTTTAGTTTGAAACAGGAGTGCTTTGTTCTAGTTCAGATTAGCTTTCCAGATCTTCAGAATGGAATTATTTGTCTTTCTTCACATGTGAAAATAGGAGCTGAACAAAGGCGTTCTATTTTCTGAAAGGGTTGAAGAGGTGTATATGGTGGATATTTTACTCATGTTCCTGTAGTGTGTTCTCTATATTGTCTAATATCTATCCTCATTATTTTCATTGGGGTATCCTGTCATGGATTTAGAAAATTGTATGTAGTTAATGGTGCTCTCCAAGTGAGTCACCCAGATTTGTACTAGGAAAGTTTGGGTTTGTGAGGTGGAATTTACTTGTGCTTTTGCTAGATTCAACTCATCCTCTTTAGTGACTGTCTCCAGGTTGGGTACACAATAGTgatggaggaggggaagggtcaTTAGAAATCACTTGGTCAGATTGCACTTGCAGAACTGATTCTTAGATGCAGGAGCATTTGGGAAGGTGGTGCTGAAATCCTGGCTCCACCAAATGCTGAAATTTCAAGCAGCTGGGGCTTaattttgaaggggaaaaaggtaTTGGTGTAAGTACATCTGCTTCTGGGTAATGACTCTTGACTCTGTCAAGCTTTCAAACCTGAAATAGATGTTGGCTTAAACTATTATTGCTAGCATAGATAGTCTTCAAGCTTAGTGCTGAAATAGGACAACCAAACTAAACATTGCCCACAGATGTTAAACTGCTCATTCCTAGATGGGAAAGACAAAGATGCAGAAGCTGTGTATGGTTTGGAAATGATTCTTGATAACCCAGGAAGCCTGTGCTGTGGACCCATATTTGGAAactcggggcgggggggggggttccTGTTGGGTTTCTAGAAGGTTCTTcaaaacttcttaaaaaaactttcaatgtcttaaaaaaaatagaagcattttcattttactttaccAGGTTGCAGGGGTGAGAAAAATAATCACCTGCTGTCTGACCAGTTGTCTTCAATAGTCTAAATGATAGACTAGTAGTTTAGTTCGGTTGTGGGCCTGTGTCAAGGTTGGCCAAAATTCTTTGCGGTGACAGATAGGTCAGCTTCTTATATGAAAATTTTTCATGATGGAGGCAGAAAGTCGTTGTCTGGTTCCTTTAAAATACTAAGATGATAATCTGTTTCTGACTCTGATTAAGACAACAGTATAGGCTTTTGGTATCCATAAGCATTGGGTCTGCCCTGACATTTTTGCCAGTGAACATTAGAGGATAAGTAGATATTTTCCTGCAGctgttttaaatatcttttcagttttggaagTGAAATACATGAATGTATTTCACTTAAAATGTCTCAAGTTGCCTCTTAGCCTGCCTTCAAACTAGAATCTTCTAACTTGCTATTGGATCCTTCCCTGAGAGGTCCATGTCATTTATATGCTGATGATTCAGAAGGTCATAGTGCTTCGGCACAGTGTCTCACAGATTTTGAAGTCAGATGATGACTATTGATATATGCAGTGTTTTTGTCAGTTCATGTCTCAGTGGTGTGAAATAAGAGATGGGTGACACGGGGAAAGAAGAACCTGTTCTCCGTCTGCATGCAAGGCACATCAGAGGGAAAGTAACCTAGCAGCCAGTTAGGTTAAAAAATGACATACTGTGCAAAATGGAATTTAACATTCAGAAGTGTCTGCTAAATAACTGTATTATTTAACAAGCTAATTATGGTTCTTTGCTTCCAAACATGACCAATGAACTAATTTGCCTAAGGAGATTGCAATGTGGTAGCAATAACCAAGCTGTTACCACAGTGCCTTGGTACTGCACAGTTGCTGAATACATCCTTTATCATGTAATTGCATTTCAGCTGTTCctaaaaacaaatgtgtttaaCTGTGtgatgataaaaagaaaatttaagcttAAATGTTGTTCATCCATTTAGTTGGTAAGCAAGCTTTTAGCTTGGTACCTTGGGGAGGAAGCTATAGGATTAGGTCTTATTACCTTGCTACCAAGTGTACCTTCTGAGTTCCCTTTTGCATTCCTTATTTTCCACAGGGGAGAACCCGTTGAGTAACAATGTGTTCTCCCTGCTCTGTAatagaggaggaggatggcTCAGAGAATTAGGGATCTAGAAGTAGAATATGATGGCTAAAATCAAgaaaaactgaggcagaaataCTGACAGGGCTGTTGGGTTGGGAGTTAAGGGGGTCATCTTATAAAGCTGGGGAGTTCCAGAGATGTCAGCTGGAGCTAGCTACTATTCTAGAAATGCATGAAGTAACAGGGTTCTGAGGTGGATGTATTTTCTGTGCAACAGAAGGGCTGCAAGAGATGCAGAAAGCATGGTAATAAGATCAAAAGGTAATCAATCAAGTCTTGGGAAACAGATTCTACCATGTTTTGTCATTGATCTGTTACATGGAATCTGCGGTTACTAGTTTATAAACCAGTAATCTGGCTTCTTTCTACTTCAGTTGGTACTTGGGCTTGG encodes:
- the YY1 gene encoding transcriptional repressor protein YY1; the encoded protein is MASGDTLYIATDGSEMPAEIVELHEIEVETIPVETIETTVVGGEEDEEEEDEDECCEECGPHHPPHHYHHHQPMIALQPLVSDGDPSGAGGGAAGGGGGQLHLHHHHQEVILVQTREEVVGGDDSDGLRADDGFEDQILIPVPAPTGEDEYIEQTLVTVAAAGSKSGGGGSSSAGGGGRVKKGGSGKKSSKKSYLSGGGGGGAEGGGGRKWEQKQVQIKTLEGEFSVTMWASDDKKDIDHETVVEEQIIGENSPPDYSEYMTGKKLPPGGIPGIDLSDPKQLAEFARMKPRKIKEDDAPRTIACPHKGCTKMFRDNSAMRKHLHTHGPRVHVCAECGKAFVESSKLKRHQLVHTGEKPFQCTFEGCGKRFSLDFNLRTHVRIHTGDRPYVCPFDGCNKKFAQSTNLKSHILTHAKAKNNQ